The nucleotide window TCAATTTCTTCCCTGAAACTTTCCCAGACGGTGTGCTGTTCAGTGTGCTTGGATACACAGCAAGGCCAGTACAAATGCAGCCTTGTGGCCACTTAACCAGCCAGTTAGGCAAGCACAAAATCAGTTCTTAAACTGGTCACAAAGCCAGAAAGTCAGGCAGGCACAGAGCCAGCCTGCCAGACAGGTGGCCACAGAAACACTGCAAATTCTGAAGTGTTCTTATTCCTGTGTTTTAGGAAGCCACGTGGTATGACTCCAATGTCTCTGTCCCTTTTTCCTAGGGGAGTACATGGTGATGACAGTTTCTTTTGACCTAAGTAGACGTATGGGTTATTTTGCCATTCAGACCTATATTCCCTGCATCCTGACTGTTGTCCTGTCCTGGGTTTCCTTCTGGATCAAGAGAGACTCTACACCAGCCAGGACATCTCTGGGTAAGAGACAGACTTTTGCATGCTGACTGCTGCAAGGGCAGCAGACTGAGTGTTGGAGTATGGAAACTCCTAAAACACTTGAGAGTTATTCAGCTTAATAAAGGGTACCACTCCTGCATCTTTCTGTTTGTAGCAATGTCCTctaattatatattaaataatgaCTACCATTTCTTGATCTGAGACCTGAACACAGCTTTTTCCAAGCTGACAATGTGGTGTTCTCATGCTccaaaaaggagagggaaggagtgCGCTGTGGTATTGCAATGCTGGCCCCTGACACATGCATGTGTTCTGTGTCTCCTCGTGacttccccagggctcagtagGTCCAGTGACATGAAGGTTGTAGGCTAATGAGCAAAGCTGCTCTGCCATATCCACAGAGTCCCAAGCTCTGGCATGAGCTGCAAGCCTGGTAGGAAGATCTACCTATTGCTTAAATCTGCTCTGCAATCTGCTCTGTGAGGTAGAATAAAGCTTATGTTGATTGAATCCTGCTCTGATAGGAGCTGGAGAGGGCTTTACAAATCTTTAAAGCTCTTTGGCTGTATCTGAATTTTGCAGCAAGCTCTGCTTCCCAGCGCTGCCCttcccaccagccctgctgaCTTTCCCTTTAATTGGAGGTTGTATTCCCATCCCGCCTGCAGGCttctgcagggagggagaggggctgtCAGCATCAGGCAGGGCTATTCAAAGTCCATCCATTCTGACCagccctccccacctccccatcAAAACCAATTCATTTCGTGTCCATGAATAGGGCAGGAGAGGGACTGGGGTGTTGTTTCCAATGGAGGTGAGGGTATGCCATGGTCCTTGGCTGGGGAAGGAATGAACAGCAAGAGGCAAAAAGACACCACTGTGGTGCCCGTCTCAAAAATCAGAGGCAGGCTCCCCCAGAAGGCAGGCCCTCTCAGTGGGAAGTGACCTCCGCACATCAAGAGTAATGTATTCTCTCAGCAGCCCCTGTTGTACTTTATACAAATGATCCCCAGCACATTTGAAGCCCGTCAGCCTGCGTTAGGGAGACATAAACCGGACCAGTTCCATTGGCATTTCAAATGTATGGGAAGTCACATCGCAGCTGCTAATGCAAACACctcaggaaaatacagaaagctcTTGCTGTGCTCCTACCCAGAGCCATTGGGGTGAGCACAGAAATGGGTGGCAGATGGATTTAGAGGAGTGCTAGAGTGCAGGAAGAGTTACTGCAGCTCCTCCACATCCTAAAAACACAGGAGCATGGTCAGAGGTCACTGCAGGACCACAGTCTGGCtaagcagagcaaaaaaaagGGGACAAGATAACCAGaagcatttctctcccccagGAGAAGGGAAACAGAGGTGTCCTGGGGACTGGGCGCATGCAGAAGACAGAAGTGCTCTTCTTCATTACCCAAACCAGCTCGTTTTTCCTCTTAGGTATTACCACCGTGCTAACGATGACCACTCTGAGCACCATCTCCCGCAAGCACCTTCCCCGTGTTTCCTACATCACAGCCATGGACCTCTTTGTCTCTGTGTGCTTCATCTTCGTCTTCGCAGCTCTCATGGAGTACGCTACACTCAACTACTTGGTGGGAAACAAGAAACCACTGGAGCACAACAGCAGGAAAGCCAGGCTGGTAGGTTGAAGGGGCTAGCAGAGCTGCTTATTGTTACAACCCCAAGCCATTTAGGAATATCCCTCCTGAGCCTGTGCTGGAAACTGCTGAAGTTATTTAGTGCGTGGGCTCTGTTGTGTTCATAGAGTCCTCAGACCAATCTGTGCAGGGTCAGAGCCCCTGAAAGTGagacacaacaacaacaaagcaacacCAAAACAACACCGAGGCTCCCAGAAAACAAGGAGGTGCCCCCAAGCAGGTGAGAGCAACCAGAAGACATCTGCACTGTGTGCTCTGCCTTCAGAGATCGCTGAGATCAGAGGAATGAAGGAGGAGGCTagcacagctgaaaacaaacagccccTTTGCTGACTagcagtggcagagctggggaatCAGAGCAAGTAGCTCTTTGCTGTCTAAAGCCATGCCCTAGGATGCCAGAAAAGAAACTCACATTCATGCAGGGAGCTGCCAAGTCTTCACAGCATGCCAAGGTGGTTATCTGCAACCAGGTGCAGAGATAGGGGGTGATCAGTCACCTCCCTCCATTGAACTGTGCCTATGTTATGAACTGCCTAATTGCCAGTTGGATAAATTTGGGTGTCTAAAATGTGAtctcttgcctttttctttaaCCCACTTCTCTCTCTTCATTACAGCCACCTGCTGGCGCACAGGTGATGCCATCCTTCACTGCCATCAACATCAACAACATCATGCACTGGCCCCCAGAGATAGAggatgatgaagatgaagacCCTGGCTCCCCGTGCCTGGAAGGGAAGGAATGTGAGAGGTTCTTCTGCTGCATTGAGGACTGTCAGACAGGGATGTGGCGGGAGGGGAGGGTCCGCATCCATATCTCCCGCCTGGACTCCTATTCCCGTGTCTTCTTCCCCACCGCCTTCCTGCTCTTCAACATTGTCTACTGGATTGCGTATCTCTATCTCTAGCTGTCCTTTCTTCTCAGCTGGAACGGACTGGAAGCCAGAAGACAGGCTTTTCAAGGAGCATAGAGGACAGTGTCTCTTCCATTTAGTCGATTGTCATTCTGAACAATCCAGCCTGGTGAATTCCTTCATCCTGCTCTCTCATCTCTTCTGAGAAGAAccagatggctttttttttttagtccccGATTCTATCTTTTTAGATAAtcttcccttccccaaaaccctctctccagcaccaccagcatTTTACTCCTTGTAAGATTGCCCAGAAAGTTCTATTCCCCAAAACATTAGGGATTTTGTCAAGAACTAAATccttaatgtttaattttttcatcCACTCCCACTGCAAAAATTCATGGGAAATGATTATAAATGGAGTTTTCTGCATAGCTAAGtctgcaaaggaaataaagcagattttaCAACTTCTGAACCATCTCGACCAGAATAGACTTTGTGTTAGAGGCTTGCCTGGGGGCTTCTAGGTCAGAAGGAGAGCAGGGTGAACAAGGGTGGCAATACAGCTTTCCCACAGTAGCTGGGCTTGGTGAAAATGTTTTGAACCTGCCCATAAAGCTGACAGTGGCACAGACAAGAATGGAGTAGCTGAAAGCCTCCACCAGCTCCCCAGAGGATATCTGTGGAGCATTGCTTGTGGATCGCTTCACTTGTTGTGCCAAGTGGCAACCAAGGCATCCACTCAGTGAGGCATTTTTCCTCAGACAGTGGTGAAAAGCACCTCGTAAGTTTGGAGTGCCTATCTGCCTTACTGGAGCAGACTTTTACAGGGCCCGTGGTGGTATTCTGCTTTGTGATCAGGACTTTGAGCAGGGGGTATGCCACTTATGTTTAGCGTAGCCAAAACATGTAGAAAATTCCTTATGCTGTGAAGACCAGAAGCAGTCTCATAAGTCCATTGAGTGGTAGCTGTCTTTGGCCTGTCTCGTGTGAGCAGGGCCCTATTCTACCATGCATCACAGAGAGGCAGTGCTCTCTTTCACAAGGACACTTGTTGAAACCATCAGATCTGTGCATGATAATAGGTGCTAACCTTAGAAAGCGGTACTAGAGAAGGGAACGCTATCATCAGTGCTGCACCTACTAGTGGTGGGGAGAGAGAGTTCCTGCAGctcagatttcttcttttttctctctctctttttttttttcttaatatatatatatttaaaagaaaagatagaTTTCAATAAAACTGTATGGCTCCTTCCACTTGGAGGGTTACCAATTCCTACACCTTTTTTTCCCAACGTCAGGAAGGGGAGCAAGTGTGTAGTTCTCAGGAAGCTCAGACAGAAAGAGATGGTTCCTAGTGGTCTCGTTTGCTTGTCAGGACCCTGTCCACTGCAATAGGATTCATCAGCAACCCTGAGGAAAAGGGCtagcaaaatgcaaaatactgaCTCAACTGTATTTTGAAGCTGTATAATGTGGAAAGGCAAATCAAGGTCCATAATGTGTACATCAGCTGCCTCCCTATTGATACCAACTGCTGATGTGCCCACAGCATGATTGTGAAAAGCAATGTGACATTAATATTTACTTACTGTGTaaattgcaaacaaaaacattctttttaaaacacacGTATTAGAAACAATTGCTACTTAAAAAGCTTGTCGTGAGAAGAAAGCAGGCATGGCTGCAGAGAAAAGTTAGGAGTGGCTCGCTTGCAGGACATCTAACACGGGCAGGAGGTTTTATGTATTCTTAGACAGCAATTTGATCTGTTTTAAAGATGGATTTTGACACTGTTAAATCTGATCTGAATAATGAAGTGTCATGTTTAATTCATTCATAAATACAGCCTTACCTTGGTTGCAGAGGAACAGCTAGAGCGCCTAATTAAGTATACAATAGTACAACACTCAGCTAAGTATAACCTAATGGGGTCAGACCAGCATAGCTCTGGAAAGGGAAATTGTGCCTGTCTAACCTGTTacagttcttttaaaataccaagTAAGAGATAAAGGTTACCCAGAAGCATAATTTGCTTAGCTACTCCGACAGCTTTTGAAAGGATGGAAAGAAATTATGGCGGGTGGTTCTAACTGAGGAAATTGATTTAGCAAAAGAATTATTAAGGAGGTTCTAATTACAGGAAATTAactgaggagagggggaaaaagaattGTTAAGGAGGTTCTAATTAGaggaaattaatgttttagAGAGAGAGACACAGAGAGGGAGAAGTCTAAGAAAAGAATCAAAACAACTTCCAGACAAGGAGGGCTGCTGGGTGACAGTGCCGACTCCCAGCCAGGCGGGTTGATGTTCTGCTCCTGATAGCAAAGTGCTATTAGATGTGGCAATAGAAAAGCCTCCTATGACTCAACTGTACACTGACAGGGAGCTGGATTAGACAGGGACCTGTGATCTCTATGGGGAGCCAAAAGGAAAGAGCATCCTAGATTAAAATTGGCTCACATGACAGCCTCTGAGTGAAGCGTGTCTCCACATGTCAGAAGGCAGCtgctggtgtgtgtgtgggaggggACGCCCTGGCGGTAAACCAGGGCCTGTGCCAAGTATGCTCATTAACAGTACTATGGCATAAAAGGTGTGCAGGCAATGTAGGCTGCAGTGAACGCAGACAGCAAAATCTGGAAAGGTAACATGCAAGAAGGGACTGCTGTAGGGGAAATTCAATGTACATGTCCAAAAGAGTCCAAACATCTCCAATTCGTTGGAGCCTCAGAGCACTTGGGAGCCTTGATGGATAGAGATGATCATCATGGACACCAGAGGAAAGACTTCAGCCTTGAGAGCAGCAGCACGTTGAAATTAGACCTTTAACAAAATGAGTCAGGAGAGAAGCACAGTGTACAAGCAGCCTAAGAGGATGACAGGGACTTGGGCAAAGTAGACTTGAAAGATTATAAGATTTCACccaaaaaaaagataaagccAACACACACCTAGGTAATTTAACCAATGATGGAGGCTTTGACAGAGGAAAATAGCCTAGCGTGGGCTGAAGCACAAGGAAGCTGATTACtaaggctggggaaggaggagggagggggcttTTTGGCTTAGGGAAATCTGTGCCCATCATAAATAGCTCAATAAATAAAGGCATGCACGAATTCAAGCATGTTGTTAAGTTTTAACAATATCTCAAAAAAGGAAAGccaagaaaa belongs to Anas acuta chromosome 13, bAnaAcu1.1, whole genome shotgun sequence and includes:
- the LOC137863692 gene encoding gamma-aminobutyric acid receptor subunit gamma-4 isoform X2; its protein translation is MEYTIDIFFAQTWYDRRLRFNSTLKALTLNTNMVSRIWIPDTFFRNSKRADSHWITTPNQLLRIWNDGKVLYTLRLTIEAECLLQLQNFPMDTHSCPLVFSSYGYPREEIVYRWRRYSIEVSDQRTWRLYQFDFTGLRNTSEVLRTGAGEYMVMTVSFDLSRRMGYFAIQTYIPCILTVVLSWVSFWIKRDSTPARTSLGITTVLTMTTLSTISRKHLPRVSYITAMDLFVSVCFIFVFAALMEYATLNYLVGNKKPLEHNSRKARLPPAGAQVMPSFTAININNIMHWPPEIEDDEDEDPGSPCLEGKECERFFCCIEDCQTGMWREGRVRIHISRLDSYSRVFFPTAFLLFNIVYWIAYLYL